From a region of the Calonectris borealis chromosome 2, bCalBor7.hap1.2, whole genome shotgun sequence genome:
- the LOC142078190 gene encoding DGAT1/2-independent enzyme synthesizing storage lipids-like → MIGRKESCASGQILMTDLSCLAYVLEEWTVVEYLKKYLFHVVIVSLTMSAILVFFIVPLTILFFIYLTNILLLIYQRNGEVKADPLSDVWDSARKTIASFWDIYARIWHGYELHGVENLPEGPGILVYYHGAIPIDYLYFLSRLFLWKKRLCLSVADHFVFRLPGLKLLLEVTGVMPGTREECLIALRNGHLVSISPGGVREALFSDESYQLMWGNRKGFARVALDAKVPIIPMYTQNVREGYRMLRERRFFRQLYESTRLPFTPPYGGLPVKFRTYIGEPIPYDPNITTEELVEKTKTAIQTLISKHQTIPGSIWKALLERFDKRCKSD, encoded by the exons ATGATAGGTAGAAAAGAATCCTGTGCTTCAGGACAGATACTGATGACCGACCTAAGCTGCCTTGCTTACGTACTGGAAGAATGGACTGTTGTGGAGTACCTGAAGAAGTACCTTTTTCATGTGGTCATTGTCTCACTGACAATGAGTGCAATATTAGTTTTTTTTATAGTTCCTTTAACAATCCTCTTTTTCATTTACCTtactaatattttgcttttaatatatcAGAGGAACGGTGAGGTAAAAGCAGATCCCTTGAGTGATGTTTGGGATAGTGCAAGGAAAACTATAGCAAGCTTTTGGGATATATATGCAAGAATATGGCATG GTTATGAGCTTCACGGTGTGGAAAACCTACCAGAAGGACCGGGCATTCTTGTGTATTACCATGGAGCTATTCCTATAGACTACCTTTACTTTTTGTCTAGGCTGTTTCTCTGGAAGAAAAGACTTTGTCTGTCAGTAGCTGATCATTTTGTCTTTCGTTTACCAG GACTTAAATTATTATTGGAAGTGACAGGTGTTATGCCAGGTACAAGAGAGGAGTGTCTCATTGCACTGAGGAATGGACACTTGGTGTCCATCTCACCAGGTGGAGTTAGAGAAGCACTATTCAGCGACGAAAGTTACCAACTCATGTGGGGAAATCGAAAAGGGTTTGCTCGGGTCGCTCTAGATGCAAAAGTG CCCATCATTCCAATGTATACTCAAAATGTCCGGGAAGGATACAGGATGCTTAGAGAAAGAA ggttttttagaCAGTTGTATGAAAGTACTCGATTGCCATTTACTCCTCCATACGGAGGACTTCCAGTTAAATTTCGCACATATATTGGGGAGCCAATCCCTTACGATCCGAATATAACTACAGAGGAATTAGTGGAAAAG aCAAAGACTGCCATCCAGACTCTCATAAGCAAGCACCAAACAATCCCAGGCAGCATATGGAAGGCTTTACTGGAGCGATTTGATAAACGTTGTAAAAGTGATTAG